In Lutra lutra chromosome 6, mLutLut1.2, whole genome shotgun sequence, the following are encoded in one genomic region:
- the LOC125102287 gene encoding glutathione S-transferase A2, translated as MAGKPKLHYFNGRGRMESIRWLLASAGVEFEEKFIETPEDWDKLRSDGHLMFQQVPMVEIDGMKMVQTRAILNYIATKYNLYGKDIKERALIDMYTEGIADLSEMIIVLPLCPPDQKEAKIALIKERTTDRYLPVFEKVLKSHGQDYLVGNRLSKADIHLVELLYYVEEIDPSLLANFPLLKALKTRISNLPTVKKFLQPGSQRKPPIDEKSLEQAKKIFRMK; from the exons ATGGCAGGGAAGCCCAAGCTTCACTACTTCAATGGACGAGGCCGAATGGAGTCCATCCGGTGGCTCTTGGCCTCAGCAGGAGTAGAG TTTGAAGAGAAATTTATTGAAACTCCAGAAGACTGGGATAAGTTAAGGAGTG atGGACATCTGATGTTCCAGCAAGTGCCAATGGTGGAAATAGATGGAATGAAGATGGTGCAGACCAGGGCCATTCTCAACTACATTGCCACCAAATACAACCTCTATGGGAAAGACATAAAGGAGAGAGCCCT GATAGATATGTACACAGAAGGTATAGCCGATTTGAGTGAAATGATCATTGTTTTGCCTCTATGCCCACCTGATCAAAAGGAGGCCAAGATTGCCCTGATCAAAGAGAGAACAACAGATCGTTATCTCCCCGTGTTTGAAAAA GTATTAAAGAGCCATGGACAAGACTACCTTGTTGGCAACAGGCtgagcaaggctgacattcaccTGGTTGAACTTCTCTACTATGTGGAAGAGATTGACCCCAGCCTCCTAGCCAACTTCCCTCTATTGAAG GCCCTGAAAACCAGAATCAGCAACCTCCCCACGGTGAAGAAGTTTCTGCAGCCTGGCAGCCAGAGGAAACCTCCCATTGATGAGAAGAGTTTAGAACAAGCCAAGAAGATTTTCAGGATGAAATGA